Proteins encoded in a region of the Marinococcus sp. PL1-022 genome:
- a CDS encoding carbon-nitrogen family hydrolase, with protein MNIAVYQMDIVAGDPEVNRQKVSHWLGEQELENVDLVMLPEMWTTAYTLPELWDIAEDPVDSETIRFLKDAAKRYHVHIMGGSMAVKENGKVYNRAVVINNIGELVYDYDKIHLVPMLNEPAYLSGGHDPVKVFELDGVKMGVVICYDLRFPEIIRSLALQGCELLFIPAEWPDSRRSHWDVLSTARAVENQMYVVTCNRPGSYDGITFAGSSAFIDPWGNVLQKGSVEHEETLRETLHLSNVADVRKNVPVFDSRVPDLYE; from the coding sequence ATGAACATTGCAGTTTATCAAATGGATATTGTGGCCGGAGACCCGGAGGTGAACCGGCAAAAGGTAAGCCATTGGCTCGGGGAGCAGGAGCTTGAGAACGTGGACCTGGTCATGCTTCCGGAAATGTGGACGACGGCATATACGCTCCCGGAGCTCTGGGACATTGCCGAGGATCCCGTGGACAGCGAAACGATCCGCTTTTTAAAGGACGCAGCGAAGCGCTATCACGTTCATATCATGGGAGGATCGATGGCAGTAAAAGAAAACGGAAAGGTATACAACCGGGCCGTTGTGATAAATAACATCGGCGAACTTGTATACGACTATGACAAAATACATCTCGTGCCGATGCTGAACGAGCCGGCCTATTTAAGTGGCGGGCACGACCCGGTGAAGGTGTTTGAGCTGGATGGTGTGAAAATGGGAGTGGTGATTTGCTATGACCTTCGTTTTCCGGAAATCATCCGCAGTCTCGCCCTGCAGGGATGCGAGCTGCTGTTTATCCCGGCAGAATGGCCGGACAGCCGCCGGAGTCACTGGGACGTGCTGAGTACGGCGCGAGCGGTGGAAAATCAGATGTATGTCGTGACGTGCAATCGTCCGGGCTCGTACGACGGCATCACGTTTGCCGGCTCCTCAGCGTTTATTGACCCGTGGGGCAACGTGCTGCAGAAGGGCAGCGTAGAGCACGAAGAAACGCTCCGGGAAACTCTGCACCTGTCCAATGTGGCAGACGTCCGCAAAAACGTTCCTGTTTTCGACAGCCGGGTGCCGGACTTGTACGAATAA
- a CDS encoding DUF488 domain-containing protein, translated as MPIYCKRLHKKADTDDGYRIFVEKEWPNEVEEVRADIHEWVDGVAPSKELQKALEDEPKKFESFKEAYKAELEQDELKREELQRLKEIVRMQDKDVTLVFSSEDVKRNHAWVLKEILDQQPAHPRE; from the coding sequence ATGCCAATATACTGCAAACGGCTCCATAAGAAAGCAGATACGGACGACGGCTACCGGATTTTTGTCGAGAAGGAATGGCCGAATGAAGTCGAAGAGGTGCGCGCTGATATTCATGAATGGGTGGATGGCGTTGCTCCGTCGAAGGAGCTCCAGAAGGCGCTTGAAGACGAGCCGAAAAAGTTTGAGAGCTTCAAGGAAGCATACAAGGCAGAGCTTGAGCAGGATGAGCTCAAGCGCGAGGAATTGCAGCGCCTGAAAGAAATTGTACGGATGCAGGACAAGGACGTGACGCTCGTATTTTCGTCGGAGGACGTAAAGCGAAATCACGCCTGGGTGCTGAAGGAAATTCTCGATCAGCAGCCGGCGCATCCGAGAGAGTAA
- a CDS encoding helix-turn-helix domain-containing protein, with translation MNKNELSELLDDYCYTKQEAADILGISMQRLGTLIQNGKLTPVPHPGTKLFLKTDVHARLEDQEELRKRYYHRP, from the coding sequence ATGAATAAGAACGAACTGTCCGAATTGCTCGATGATTACTGTTATACGAAACAGGAAGCGGCCGACATTCTCGGCATCAGCATGCAGCGCCTTGGCACGCTAATCCAAAACGGCAAACTCACTCCCGTTCCACACCCTGGGACCAAACTTTTTTTAAAAACCGATGTGCATGCCCGTCTGGAAGACCAAGAAGAGCTGCGGAAACGATACTATCATCGTCCTTAA
- a CDS encoding class II fructose-bisphosphate aldolase, with translation MLVPLHEILEEAKQKGYAVGSFNLHCMEMLPSFIEAAEETKSPISIQISDGTAKYIGLDLIVAMVRTLAEKASVKVALHLDHNSDVAFIKQAIEAGFTSVMIDGADLPIEENIAVTKEVVEFARKYNVSVEAEVGAIGGTEDGVSVEGEVDFTDPEEAAYFYKQTQVDSLAISIGSSHGQYRSKSTLNFEVLESVNKMIDAPLVLHGGTGVSYDDIQNLIKYGIAKINIGTELNVRYIEEGKKTFTESKLDNSLRKVLIPCNNRIKEIVKEKIEKFSKVTSQQ, from the coding sequence ATGTTAGTACCATTGCATGAAATTTTAGAGGAAGCGAAACAAAAAGGGTATGCTGTCGGTTCATTTAATCTGCACTGTATGGAAATGCTCCCATCTTTTATCGAAGCAGCTGAGGAAACGAAATCACCTATTAGTATTCAGATCTCTGATGGTACGGCTAAATACATTGGATTGGATCTGATTGTGGCTATGGTACGCACCCTGGCTGAAAAAGCAAGTGTGAAAGTGGCTCTTCATCTGGACCATAATAGCGATGTTGCTTTTATTAAACAAGCGATTGAAGCAGGATTTACTTCAGTAATGATCGATGGGGCGGATCTGCCTATTGAAGAGAATATTGCTGTAACTAAAGAAGTGGTCGAGTTTGCCCGTAAATATAATGTCTCGGTAGAAGCGGAAGTAGGCGCGATCGGCGGGACCGAGGACGGAGTAAGTGTAGAAGGTGAAGTTGATTTTACTGATCCTGAAGAGGCAGCATATTTTTACAAACAAACGCAGGTAGATTCTCTAGCTATTTCTATAGGCTCTTCTCATGGCCAGTACCGGTCGAAATCAACCTTAAACTTTGAAGTGCTTGAGAGCGTTAATAAAATGATAGACGCCCCGTTAGTGTTGCACGGGGGGACGGGAGTCTCCTACGATGATATACAAAATTTAATTAAATATGGTATCGCCAAAATTAATATAGGAACAGAGTTAAACGTTCGATACATCGAAGAAGGTAAAAAGACGTTTACGGAATCAAAGCTGGATAATTCTTTACGAAAGGTATTAATCCCATGCAACAATAGAATAAAAGAAATTGTCAAAGAAAAAATCGAAAAATTCAGTAAAGTTACTTCTCAACAATAA
- a CDS encoding diguanylate cyclase — MLSGFFINITILISFIFLFHRLFYKAPLSSSSSFKQKAAAGAASGLLGVILLVYSIPLDGNTIIDLRVIPIILMAVFGGWIPTIIAGAIIMAGRLMFDLSISSVAALVFIAASVLAGGVLHMYVRSVWIRSAWLVLLTNIYMAVLLSLLLPFNSWASASAIYSIATLIGTLIAVYMFLHLTRVSRMFSHYQYQASRDNLTGLYNQRAFQDMLQQAEREYTNSSRPLSLLVLDIDYFKSINDTHGHLEGDAVLKQLSQVLIASIRPDDQAFRIGGEEFGILLYDCDETHALTIAERVRSDVAQTPFRVANHPSSLSITISIGTATYPAPGQDISALYSAADDALYQAKHLGRNRTCSYRPSGQGQEML; from the coding sequence ATGCTATCCGGATTCTTTATTAATATTACTATTCTTATATCTTTTATTTTTTTGTTTCACCGCTTGTTTTACAAAGCACCTCTCAGTTCATCCTCTTCATTTAAGCAAAAAGCTGCAGCTGGAGCCGCCAGCGGTCTGCTCGGTGTGATTTTGCTTGTGTACAGTATTCCGCTGGATGGCAATACTATTATTGACCTCCGCGTAATTCCTATTATTCTCATGGCTGTATTTGGCGGCTGGATTCCCACAATTATAGCCGGTGCCATTATTATGGCCGGCCGGCTGATGTTTGATCTCAGCATTTCTTCAGTAGCCGCTTTAGTATTCATCGCTGCCAGTGTGCTTGCCGGCGGAGTTTTACATATGTATGTACGAAGCGTATGGATCCGGTCTGCCTGGCTCGTTCTGCTTACAAATATTTATATGGCTGTCCTGCTCTCTTTATTACTGCCATTCAACAGTTGGGCTTCAGCCTCTGCAATATATTCAATCGCTACCCTGATAGGAACATTGATCGCTGTTTACATGTTTCTTCACCTTACCAGAGTAAGCCGGATGTTCAGTCACTATCAGTACCAAGCCTCCAGAGACAACCTGACCGGCCTTTACAATCAGCGTGCCTTTCAGGATATGCTTCAACAGGCAGAGAGAGAATACACCAACAGCTCCCGCCCTCTTTCGCTGCTCGTACTCGATATCGATTATTTTAAAAGCATTAACGATACACACGGTCACCTTGAAGGAGATGCCGTATTAAAGCAGCTCAGCCAAGTGCTTATTGCTTCTATCCGTCCTGACGATCAGGCCTTTCGCATCGGCGGTGAAGAATTCGGAATCCTTCTTTATGACTGCGACGAGACCCACGCCTTAACAATCGCTGAACGTGTACGTAGCGACGTGGCACAAACACCATTCAGGGTCGCTAATCATCCCAGCTCTCTATCTATCACCATCTCGATTGGCACTGCCACGTATCCAGCCCCCGGGCAGGATATATCCGCTTTATACAGCGCTGCGGACGACGCTTTATATCAGGCGAAGCATCTTGGCCGCAACCGCACCTGCTCCTACCGGCCATCCGGGCAGGGGCAGGAAATGCTTTAA
- a CDS encoding EAL domain-containing protein, which produces MDLTYESYSPWLVVLSVLIAVLASYTSFHAAGRLKTSSSKHKAVWAMSGGLCLGGGIWSMHFIAMLALDMGMTVTYDSLLLVLSIVFAVAASWLAFFILLFFKPSVQWHLLGAVFIGSGIVSMHYIGMAAMQMNAEIQYNPLLVALSVVIAYLASFTALRLLSAVPSIRKRLWQEFGFIGSSLLMGAAISGMHYTGMAGATFEHGSAGMAMDSGTVHTEILSIFIGIGIMTILIITIIVAVFDRQIEFKKNQLDYIDDLYRGIIHTANDAIITSNMDMMIVSWNAAAERIFGHRRADIIGEPLSTIIPSAYQRRVEYFHKTGEEVEHASLVELEGLHREGHTFPLELSFSRQGTGEQKVYTGIVRDISERTRQNERIQELIYRDDLTRLPNRRMLNEHLTHMLEQRNQENLAVLFVDLDRFKNVNDVYGHRIGDELLIIAADRMKKLLRETDFLARQSGDEFVIILPESTGYRAGNTAHSLVEKLNELITIEKNELFISASIGISVYPEDGETAEDLLKHADTAMYKAKSSGANQYCFFTLDMNEEVSKKMLLESGLRKGILSEEFLLYYQPQVDVGSGEIKGYEALVRWRHPELGMVPPGEFIPLAEETGLIIPLGRWILQEACRQMAEWKAAGSTVDRMSVNISTLQFQQPDFLKMVTQILETTGLPPEYLEIELTESIVQDPERSVPLMEQIRAKGIRISLDDFGTGYSSLSYLKDFPINTLKIDKTFMDSIEDGQREEAIVETIIHMAQRLGFNVIAEGIEKCSQLRLLSEKSCQEYQGYYFSPPLPAEAIEVHREQRDEERTS; this is translated from the coding sequence GTGGACCTTACTTATGAATCGTACAGCCCATGGCTGGTGGTGCTGTCTGTATTAATTGCAGTGCTTGCTTCCTATACATCCTTTCATGCAGCCGGACGCTTAAAAACGTCCAGTTCGAAGCATAAAGCTGTCTGGGCGATGAGCGGAGGGCTTTGTCTTGGCGGTGGCATCTGGTCGATGCATTTTATCGCTATGCTAGCGCTCGATATGGGAATGACGGTTACATATGACTCGCTGCTGCTCGTTCTGAGCATCGTGTTTGCGGTAGCTGCCAGCTGGCTTGCCTTTTTCATTCTTTTATTTTTTAAGCCGAGTGTTCAATGGCATCTGCTTGGGGCTGTGTTTATCGGAAGCGGTATTGTATCGATGCACTATATCGGTATGGCTGCCATGCAGATGAATGCCGAGATTCAGTACAATCCGCTGCTTGTAGCGCTGTCAGTCGTTATTGCTTATCTGGCTTCGTTCACCGCTCTGCGGCTTCTTTCAGCTGTACCTTCTATCCGGAAACGCCTGTGGCAGGAATTCGGCTTTATCGGGAGCTCCCTTTTAATGGGGGCCGCTATTTCCGGAATGCACTATACGGGTATGGCCGGAGCGACGTTTGAACATGGAAGCGCCGGGATGGCAATGGACAGCGGCACTGTTCACACAGAGATTTTGTCCATTTTTATCGGTATCGGCATTATGACGATTTTAATTATTACGATTATTGTGGCCGTTTTTGACCGTCAGATCGAATTTAAAAAGAATCAGCTGGATTATATCGATGATTTGTACCGGGGCATTATTCATACGGCCAATGATGCGATTATTACGTCCAATATGGACATGATGATTGTTTCTTGGAATGCTGCCGCTGAGCGTATTTTCGGGCATCGGCGGGCGGATATTATCGGCGAACCCCTTTCGACAATTATTCCAAGTGCGTATCAGAGAAGGGTGGAGTATTTTCATAAAACCGGCGAGGAGGTGGAGCATGCTTCACTTGTGGAGCTTGAAGGGCTGCACCGCGAAGGCCACACATTTCCGCTCGAGCTATCCTTTTCCCGGCAGGGCACTGGAGAGCAAAAGGTATATACCGGGATTGTCCGCGACATTTCGGAGCGGACCAGGCAGAACGAGCGTATCCAGGAGCTGATTTACCGGGACGATTTAACTCGGCTCCCGAACCGGCGTATGCTGAATGAACACCTCACCCATATGCTTGAGCAGCGGAACCAGGAGAACCTGGCTGTACTTTTTGTCGACCTGGACCGGTTTAAAAATGTAAACGATGTCTACGGTCACCGTATTGGTGATGAACTTTTAATCATTGCAGCTGACCGGATGAAAAAGCTTCTGCGGGAGACAGATTTTCTGGCCAGGCAGAGCGGAGATGAATTTGTCATTATTCTACCGGAGTCGACCGGCTACCGGGCCGGAAACACGGCTCATTCGCTGGTGGAGAAATTGAATGAGCTGATTACTATAGAGAAAAACGAATTGTTTATTTCCGCCTCGATCGGCATCAGTGTGTATCCGGAGGACGGAGAAACGGCAGAGGATCTGTTAAAGCATGCCGATACAGCGATGTACAAAGCGAAAAGCAGCGGCGCAAACCAATACTGCTTTTTTACCTTGGATATGAACGAAGAGGTATCCAAAAAAATGCTGCTTGAGTCCGGGCTGCGCAAGGGTATTCTCAGCGAAGAATTCCTGCTGTATTATCAGCCGCAGGTGGATGTTGGGAGCGGAGAGATCAAGGGCTATGAAGCGCTTGTGCGCTGGAGACACCCGGAGCTCGGGATGGTGCCTCCGGGAGAGTTTATTCCGCTTGCCGAAGAAACGGGACTGATTATTCCGCTCGGGCGCTGGATCCTTCAGGAGGCGTGCCGGCAGATGGCAGAATGGAAAGCGGCCGGAAGCACGGTGGACAGAATGTCGGTGAACATTTCGACCCTGCAGTTTCAGCAGCCGGACTTTTTGAAGATGGTGACGCAAATTCTGGAAACAACCGGCCTGCCTCCGGAATACCTGGAGATTGAGCTGACCGAGAGCATCGTGCAGGATCCGGAACGATCAGTGCCGCTCATGGAGCAAATACGGGCCAAGGGCATTCGCATTTCCCTGGACGACTTTGGCACCGGCTATTCGTCGCTTAGCTATCTGAAGGACTTTCCGATTAATACGCTAAAAATTGATAAAACCTTTATGGACAGCATCGAAGACGGCCAGCGCGAGGAGGCCATCGTGGAAACCATTATTCATATGGCCCAGCGCCTCGGCTTTAACGTGATCGCAGAAGGTATCGAAAAGTGCTCGCAGCTGCGTTTGCTGTCGGAGAAATCCTGCCAGGAGTATCAGGGCTATTACTTCAGCCCACCGCTCCCGGCCGAAGCGATTGAAGTGCACAGGGAGCAAAGAGATGAAGAACGCACATCTTAA
- a CDS encoding cupin domain-containing protein — MHNADDWITQLQLEPHPEGGFFRQTMKSDEAVTTADGRNRAQYTSIHFLVRSGEPSRLHRLESDEMWYYHTGAPLDVHMIHPESGHREIMTLGPNAANGEVLQGVVPKGTIFGAEVRTSEQFALVSCVVVPGFDFADFELLTRDELTAAYPEHREVIERLT; from the coding sequence TTGCATAATGCTGATGATTGGATCACCCAGCTGCAGCTCGAGCCGCATCCGGAGGGCGGCTTTTTCCGGCAGACAATGAAATCAGATGAAGCTGTTACTACAGCGGACGGAAGGAACCGTGCCCAGTACACGAGCATTCATTTTCTCGTCCGCTCCGGCGAGCCATCGCGACTGCACCGGCTGGAGTCGGACGAAATGTGGTACTACCATACCGGCGCTCCGCTTGACGTGCATATGATTCACCCGGAGAGCGGGCACCGTGAAATCATGACGCTTGGACCGAATGCCGCAAATGGCGAGGTGCTTCAGGGCGTGGTACCGAAGGGCACCATTTTCGGCGCTGAAGTCCGAACCTCGGAGCAGTTCGCGCTGGTCAGCTGTGTCGTGGTTCCCGGCTTTGATTTTGCCGACTTTGAGCTCCTTACGCGCGACGAGCTCACCGCCGCTTATCCCGAGCACCGGGAGGTCATTGAGCGGCTGACGTGA
- a CDS encoding PTS sugar transporter subunit IIC: MQVLQFIVNDILGQASIIVALVAMVGLIALKKSVGQIITGTMKTLLGFLVLIAGTEILVGTLGFLGNVFQEGFNIQGTVTDVNAIAGIAQQIVGRETALIMVLAFVINIIIARFTRFKYIFLTGQASLWMATVFALVGYMGGLRGSLLIISGGLVAGIMAVLMPAIAQPIVRKITGTDDLALAHYCTFGYIVQAGVAKVVGNKNSSTENFNLPKSFEFMQDTYLSMMVVMVPVYLIPTFVAGPATAAEFTDGTNYIVYAFLQSIQFVAGVYVILSGVRLLLAEIVPAFRGIAIKIVPNAKPALDCPVLFPYAPNAVIIGFLATTAGTIVGLLFFPVVGLALIIPGMMTNFFAGGTAGIFANAVGGIRGTVIGGIAHGLFITLLPAIFVTVLGGYGIDNVTFSDSDVITIGILLGWILELFN, from the coding sequence ATGCAGGTACTACAGTTTATTGTTAATGACATATTAGGCCAGGCCTCGATCATCGTAGCTTTGGTCGCTATGGTGGGTTTAATAGCATTAAAAAAATCAGTAGGTCAAATTATTACCGGTACTATGAAAACGCTTTTAGGTTTTTTGGTGCTGATTGCAGGAACGGAAATATTAGTAGGTACACTTGGCTTTTTAGGAAATGTGTTTCAAGAGGGCTTTAATATTCAAGGTACTGTAACAGATGTGAATGCCATTGCCGGTATTGCCCAACAAATTGTCGGCCGGGAAACAGCTCTCATTATGGTGCTGGCATTTGTGATAAATATTATTATCGCAAGATTTACCCGGTTTAAGTATATTTTCCTGACTGGCCAGGCATCGTTGTGGATGGCCACCGTCTTTGCATTAGTAGGTTATATGGGAGGACTAAGAGGCTCATTGCTTATTATTTCCGGCGGTCTGGTAGCCGGCATTATGGCAGTGCTTATGCCGGCTATAGCTCAGCCAATTGTACGCAAAATCACAGGCACAGATGATTTAGCCCTGGCTCACTATTGTACCTTTGGATATATTGTTCAAGCTGGGGTGGCAAAAGTCGTTGGTAACAAAAATAGCTCTACAGAGAATTTTAACCTGCCAAAAAGCTTTGAATTCATGCAGGATACTTATCTTTCGATGATGGTAGTGATGGTGCCTGTTTATCTAATACCGACTTTTGTAGCTGGGCCGGCGACTGCAGCAGAATTCACGGATGGCACAAACTATATCGTTTATGCATTTCTGCAGTCTATCCAATTTGTAGCAGGGGTTTATGTAATACTATCCGGGGTTCGTCTTTTATTAGCAGAAATCGTGCCGGCGTTTCGTGGTATTGCTATTAAAATTGTCCCGAACGCAAAACCAGCGCTCGACTGCCCGGTGTTATTTCCTTACGCCCCAAATGCTGTGATCATTGGTTTCTTGGCCACCACAGCAGGAACGATTGTCGGCCTGCTTTTCTTCCCAGTGGTGGGACTGGCTTTAATTATTCCTGGTATGATGACGAACTTTTTTGCCGGAGGAACCGCTGGTATCTTTGCGAATGCCGTTGGCGGCATCCGAGGAACGGTGATCGGGGGAATTGCCCACGGATTATTCATTACACTTCTTCCGGCCATTTTCGTTACGGTGCTTGGAGGATATGGCATCGACAACGTGACGTTCAGTGATTCTGATGTTATTACGATAGGAATCTTATTAGGCTGGATACTGGAACTGTTTAATTAA
- a CDS encoding NRAMP family divalent metal transporter has protein sequence MMDQNQSDLLKKGVQRRVLWGAIFLMATSSIGPAFLTQTTQFTSQFLASFAFAILASIIIDIGAQLNIWRVLVVSGKRGQDVANMVFPGLGYLVAALIVLGGIAFNIGNVAGAGLGINVLFGISPEVGAVITGVIAIIIFTVKSAEKVIDILIPILGVVMIVMVGYVMITTNPPVGEAVVRSVFPEDYAALVLPVVTLVGGTVGGYITFAGAHRLIDRGFQGREALPLVTKAANFGILTTGIMRVLLFLAVLGVVSAGYTLDEGNPAASVFQIALGDVGYKIFGVVLWSAAISSVIGSAYTSVSFIRSFHPQLEKYYKWLIVGFIAFSTIVFAIVGEPVTLLIVAGALNGLILPLTLGSVLLASRKKSIVGDYRHPAWMLIFGIVAVLVTLVAGFLSLQGIADLWQ, from the coding sequence ATGATGGACCAAAACCAAAGCGATCTGTTGAAAAAAGGCGTCCAGCGGCGGGTGTTGTGGGGAGCTATTTTTTTAATGGCGACCTCCTCCATCGGCCCGGCATTCTTAACGCAGACGACCCAATTCACATCTCAGTTTCTGGCGAGTTTTGCTTTTGCCATTTTAGCATCGATTATTATTGATATAGGCGCTCAGTTGAATATCTGGCGGGTGCTGGTTGTCTCAGGGAAACGGGGACAGGATGTGGCAAACATGGTGTTTCCGGGCCTCGGCTACTTGGTCGCAGCCCTCATCGTGCTCGGCGGTATTGCCTTTAACATCGGAAACGTAGCCGGTGCAGGTCTTGGCATTAACGTGCTGTTCGGCATTTCCCCGGAGGTGGGGGCGGTGATCACCGGCGTGATAGCGATTATCATTTTTACCGTGAAGAGCGCAGAAAAAGTCATTGATATTTTGATTCCGATTCTGGGTGTAGTGATGATCGTCATGGTAGGCTACGTCATGATCACGACGAATCCGCCGGTTGGGGAAGCCGTGGTTCGCAGCGTGTTCCCGGAGGATTACGCAGCGCTCGTGCTTCCGGTCGTAACGCTTGTCGGCGGTACTGTGGGCGGCTATATTACCTTCGCCGGTGCCCACCGGCTGATCGACCGTGGATTTCAGGGAAGAGAAGCCCTGCCGCTCGTGACAAAAGCCGCAAACTTCGGTATCTTAACGACCGGGATTATGAGAGTGCTTTTATTTCTCGCCGTGCTGGGTGTCGTATCCGCAGGGTATACGCTTGATGAAGGTAACCCGGCAGCTTCTGTGTTTCAGATCGCTCTCGGCGACGTTGGGTATAAAATATTCGGCGTGGTGCTGTGGTCGGCTGCGATCAGCTCCGTGATCGGCTCGGCATATACGAGCGTTTCATTTATCCGTTCCTTTCATCCGCAGCTTGAAAAGTATTATAAATGGCTGATCGTCGGCTTTATTGCTTTTTCAACGATCGTGTTCGCTATTGTTGGCGAACCGGTCACATTGCTAATCGTGGCCGGCGCATTAAACGGGTTAATTCTTCCATTAACCCTTGGATCGGTGCTTTTGGCATCCAGGAAAAAATCCATTGTCGGGGACTACAGGCACCCGGCATGGATGCTCATATTCGGAATTGTCGCAGTGCTGGTCACCTTGGTCGCAGGGTTTCTATCGCTTCAGGGAATTGCAGACCTGTGGCAGTAG
- a CDS encoding DUF2848 domain-containing protein produces MKNHLTLREQSSGKEISVDVNRVFNAGYAGSDQEKVQEHIDELAKLGVPTPETTPTLYPIANNNPTTDDTIQVQHGETSGEIEYVLIWAEGGLYVTVGSDHTDRRLETFSVPMSKQAYPNIIARDVWKYSDVKDHWDQITFTCWASSGEERELYQQGKLTDLMRPEEWEPQFESMHVNSQGNFFFSATINTVAKSLAFADYYEFELHDPVLNQTIRHAYQVEQLQQPIE; encoded by the coding sequence ATGAAAAATCATCTGACGTTACGTGAGCAGTCCTCCGGAAAAGAAATCAGTGTGGATGTAAACCGGGTATTTAACGCCGGGTATGCAGGGAGCGATCAGGAGAAGGTGCAGGAGCATATTGATGAACTCGCCAAGCTTGGCGTGCCGACACCTGAAACGACTCCGACCCTTTATCCGATTGCCAACAACAACCCGACCACGGATGATACGATCCAGGTTCAGCACGGAGAAACGAGTGGGGAAATCGAGTACGTATTGATTTGGGCAGAAGGCGGGCTTTACGTCACCGTAGGGAGCGACCACACCGACCGCAGGCTGGAAACGTTCAGTGTGCCGATGTCCAAGCAGGCGTATCCTAATATTATTGCACGGGACGTATGGAAGTATTCCGACGTGAAGGACCACTGGGACCAGATCACCTTTACCTGCTGGGCTTCCTCTGGAGAAGAAAGGGAGCTGTACCAGCAGGGGAAGTTGACCGATCTAATGAGGCCTGAGGAATGGGAGCCGCAGTTTGAATCAATGCATGTAAATTCGCAGGGAAATTTCTTTTTTTCAGCGACAATTAACACGGTAGCTAAATCCCTGGCGTTTGCCGATTACTATGAATTTGAACTGCACGATCCAGTCCTGAATCAGACAATTCGCCATGCGTACCAAGTGGAGCAGCTGCAGCAGCCAATTGAATGA
- a CDS encoding PTS sugar transporter subunit IIB, with protein MAKKPEILMVCGAGLGSSFACEMSVEDVLKEENIEAKLSHCDISTATSTPADVILTGANFESQFKQYDIQTPIIYLKRMVDKNEIREKLLPELEKL; from the coding sequence ATGGCAAAAAAACCAGAAATTTTAATGGTATGCGGTGCAGGTCTTGGGAGCAGCTTCGCTTGCGAGATGAGTGTAGAGGATGTATTAAAAGAAGAAAATATTGAAGCAAAGCTTTCCCACTGTGATATTTCCACAGCCACTTCAACTCCGGCGGACGTGATTCTGACAGGTGCCAATTTTGAATCGCAATTTAAGCAGTATGACATTCAAACACCTATTATTTATTTAAAACGCATGGTGGATAAAAACGAAATACGTGAAAAGCTGCTTCCTGAATTAGAAAAATTATAA